The Plodia interpunctella isolate USDA-ARS_2022_Savannah chromosome 8, ilPloInte3.2, whole genome shotgun sequence genome window below encodes:
- the LOC128671727 gene encoding uncharacterized protein LOC128671727 isoform X1: MGCGSSGNVVPAQENTANGHKPANGHGAANGHKDNREDNDDLPTVVLPESPVKAKPLLLFPAIAFEIPLEEFDGTRRESTHTPPPHLQRLLQPPQPEITLPDIEEKLAEAEQRRQTILQQRAASAQKRAQKMMKSLHEMDRLDSEHEHTDTTNKHGINSVTIPPEPGVCEDKHIT, from the exons atggGTTGTGGGTCGTCCGGAAACGTAGTCCCAGCGCAAGAGAACACCGCAAATGGACATAAGCCCGCAAATGGACACGGCGCCGCAAATGGCCACAAAGACAATCGGGAAGACAATGATGACTTGCCAACGGTTGTACTACCCGAGTCGCCGGTCAAGGCTAAACCTC TGCTTCTTTTTCCAGCGATAGCCTTCGAAATACCGCTAGAAGAGTTCGACGGAACACGACGCGAGTCGACCCACACCCCTCCGCCCCACTTGCAGCGGCTGCTGCAACCCCCACAGCCTGAGATCACCCTCCCAGATATAGAAGAGAAGCTGGCCGAAGCTGAACAGAGGAGGCAAACG atcTTGCAACAGAGAGCTGCGTCTGCGCAGAAGAGGGCTCAAAAGATGATGAAGTCACTTCATGAGATGGACAGGCTGGACTCCGAACAT gaaCACACTGACACCACCAATAAACACGGGATTAATTCAGTGACAATACCGCCGGAACCAGGAGTTTGTGAAGACAAACACATCACCTAG
- the LOC128671730 gene encoding cuticle protein 64-like, giving the protein MNTLIALSCLLAVAHGSAIGGWGLDGLGGLGGYGLPIVSAPIIKAPIYAPAAVSTASLVKAAPIPVIRTVAAPIISTPIVRTVPVVSSVGLGLGGLNGLGLGGYGLGYGGLGIGKLGGLGWGKI; this is encoded by the exons ATGAACACCCTGATCGCT TTGTCTTGTCTGTTGGCGGTGGCGCATGGCAGCGCCATTGGCGGCTGGGGATTAGATGGCCTGGGTGGCCTGGGTGGATACG GTCTGCCAATCGTCTCCGCTCCAATCATCAAGGCCCCCATCTACGCTCCCGCCGCGGTCTCCACCGCTAGCCTCGTCAAAGCCGCACCTATCCCCGTCATCAGGACTGTTGCTGCTCCCATCATTTCCACTCCTATCGTCAGGACCGTCCCAGTTGTGAGCTCAGTCGGCCTTGGATTGGGAGGATTGAACGGCCTCGGTTTGGGAGGTTATGGTCTGGGATACGGAGGCCTGGGCATCGGCAAACTCGGCGGCCTTGGCTGGGGCAAAATCTAA
- the LOC128671727 gene encoding uncharacterized protein LOC128671727 isoform X2 — protein MGCGSSGNVVPAQENTANGHKPANGHGAANGHKDNREDNDDLPTVVLPESPVKAKPPIAFEIPLEEFDGTRRESTHTPPPHLQRLLQPPQPEITLPDIEEKLAEAEQRRQTILQQRAASAQKRAQKMMKSLHEMDRLDSEHEHTDTTNKHGINSVTIPPEPGVCEDKHIT, from the exons atggGTTGTGGGTCGTCCGGAAACGTAGTCCCAGCGCAAGAGAACACCGCAAATGGACATAAGCCCGCAAATGGACACGGCGCCGCAAATGGCCACAAAGACAATCGGGAAGACAATGATGACTTGCCAACGGTTGTACTACCCGAGTCGCCGGTCAAGGCTAAACCTC CGATAGCCTTCGAAATACCGCTAGAAGAGTTCGACGGAACACGACGCGAGTCGACCCACACCCCTCCGCCCCACTTGCAGCGGCTGCTGCAACCCCCACAGCCTGAGATCACCCTCCCAGATATAGAAGAGAAGCTGGCCGAAGCTGAACAGAGGAGGCAAACG atcTTGCAACAGAGAGCTGCGTCTGCGCAGAAGAGGGCTCAAAAGATGATGAAGTCACTTCATGAGATGGACAGGCTGGACTCCGAACAT gaaCACACTGACACCACCAATAAACACGGGATTAATTCAGTGACAATACCGCCGGAACCAGGAGTTTGTGAAGACAAACACATCACCTAG